A part of Aspergillus flavus chromosome 5, complete sequence genomic DNA contains:
- a CDS encoding MFS transporter, producing the protein MASLTRCYVLVPAGVSVLGLYSTTSMADTGEPVKPTRIPHWRLIVDQGILTQEVIDHPYAGSGTEDDPYLVTWLPNDPRNPMTFPDSRKWFYTVTVAWATLAVSLVSSAYTGGVDQIMEQFNCGTEVATLGVSLFVVGFAIGPLLWAPMSELYGRQYLFIGSYCGLTVFNAACTGSKNIWSLIIFRFFAGSFGSSPLTNAGGVIADMFPASQRGIAMSVFAAAPFLGPVLGPIIGGFLGMKEGWKWVMGFLAIFSGALWIAGAVCVPETYAPVLLQRRAAKLSKVTGKVYQSKIEVDQGKKTPKEAFKIALSRPWILLFREPIVLLLSIYMAIIYGTLYMMFAAFPIVYQGQRGWNQGVSGLAFLGIMVGMLLAVAYTLWDNKRYINTQARHNGFAPPEARLPPCLIASIVIPIGLFWFAWTNYPSIHFMASIAAGAPFGFGMVLVFLSLMNYLIDAYTIFAASVLAANSVLRSIFGAVFPLFTTYMYNDLGVHWASSIPAFLALACVPFPFLFYKYGPAIRTRCKYAAQSDAFMKKLMEQTRDVPDETDTEKKSENNATEGLKEVDDTVSEPTPASSQLDDLPSASKYDRRKSIASQASRRSEGVNSQTVYDANPYDIDRVNTRESFK; encoded by the exons ATGGCGTCGTTGACTCGTTGTTATGTCTTAGTCCCCGCCGGGGTGTCG GTCCTTGGCCTATATTCAACAACAAGCATGGCAGATACAGGCGAGCCCGTCAAGCCTACTCGCATTCCACACTGGCGCCTTATCGTCGACCAAGGGATACTTACTCAGGAAGTTATTGACCACCCTTACGCGGGCTCCGGCACTGAAGATGACCCTTATCTCGTCACCTGGCTTCCCAATGATCCACGAAATCCTATGACTTTTCCAGATAGCCGAAAATGGTTCTACACAGTAACAGTGGCCTGGGCGACCTTAGCGGTATCGCTAGTATCTTCTGCATACACCGGCGGTGTGGACCAAATTATGGAACAATTTAACTGCGGTACAGAAGTAGCCACACTAGGAGTATCCTTATTCGTGGTGGGATTCGCCATCGGTCCGTTACTCTGGGCGCCCATGAGCGAGCTATATGGACGACAGTATCTTTTCATCGGCAGTTATTGTGGGTTGACTGTGTTCAACGCTGCTTGTACAGGGTCAAAGAATATCTGGTCCCTTATcatcttccgcttcttcgcAGGTTCTTTTGGATCGTCGCCGCTAACCAACGCTGGCGGCGTGATTGCAGATATGTTCCCAGCCAGCCAGCGTGGTATAGCAATGAGCGTGTTTGCAGCTGCCCCATTCTTAGGCCCAGTGCTTGGCCCAATTATTGGAGGGTTCCTAGGCATGAAGGAAGGTTGGAAGTGGGTGATGGGGTTCCTAGCCATCTTCTCGGGTGCTCTCTGGATTGCTGGGGCAGTCTGTGTCCCGGAGACTTACGCCCCTGTCCTTCTGCAGCGGCGGGCAGCAAAACTCTCTAAAGTTACCGGGAAAGTCTACCAAAGTAAGATCGAGGTAgaccaaggaaaaaaaaCACCCAAGGAAGCCTTCAAGATCGCCCTATCTCGACCATGGATCCTATTATTCCGTGAACCGATCGTGCTCTTGTTGTCGATCTATATGGCCATTATTTATGGTACCCTATATATGATGTTTGCAGCCTTTCCCATTGTTTACCAAGGCCAGCGAGGATGGAACCAGGGTGTTTCTGGCCTGGCTTTCTTGGGAATTATGGTTGGAATGCTCCTTGCGGTAGCCTACACACTCTGGGATAATAAACGTTATATTAATACCCAGGCACGGCACAATGGATTCGCGCCCCCCGAGGCTCGCCTGCCTCCTTGCCTGATTGCCTCGATTGTCATCCCAATTGGTCTTTTCTGGTTTGCCTGGACGAATTACCCATCAATTCATTTCATGGCCAGTATCGCAGCGGGTGCGCCGTTCGGATTTGGTATGGTGCTGGTTTTCCTCAGCTTGATGAATTATTTGATTGATGCCTATACAATCTTTGCTGCGTCCGTGTTGGCTGCCAATTCCGTGCTTCGTTCAATCTTCGGTGCTGTTTTCCCGCTCTTCACCACATACATGTACAACGACCTAGGTGTGCACTGGGCCTCCAGTATCCCTGCATTTTTAGCACTCGCGTGCGTCCCGTTTCCGTTtctcttttataaatacGGCCCGGCGATTAGGACGCGATGCAAGTATGCAGCGCAATCTGATGCTTTTATGAAGAAGTTGATGGAACAAACTCGCGATGTTCCTGACGAGACAGATACTGAGAAGAAGTCCGAGAACAATGCTACAGAGGGGTTGAAGGAGGTGGATGACACTGTGTCTGAGCCCACCCCAGCAAGCTCGCAACTGGATGATCTCCCGTCTGCCTCCAAGTATGACCGAAGAAAGTCTATAGCATCACAGGCGTCACGCCGGTCTGAGGGGGTAAATTCTCAGACTGTGTATGATGCTAACCCGTACGACATTGATCGAGTCAACACCCGGGAGTCCTTCAAATAG
- a CDS encoding membrane bound O-acyl transferase family-domain-containing protein: MAGSPLSYLNIVRDNGDQLDTHIHHGELKPVFLWHLSLFTILPVSALVIPRRQSTRYVRPLVLVLIFSLALEAIRYRRALLGANGYMIGLVVAWWFIWSATLLVFHDVEREFLRVERKGRTTVRATSKHSIQNGYAHMNGVIKDTEPKEQQYTESLIWQPYPRSLSKRLNWSLGLLFNMRGPEWNWRISSMDPLPPSVKSQLKSGPPSRYPRGASKVTASYPGVGTRIRTVAFDCLKYYLLLDVIKVLMMHDLYFWGVTSPPPPPPFPLNQILPHGAVYMYRVLMTALGVYAAVSFVTFFNPLIFLGLSRLFPNASRRITAAPLDASWLYSDMFGPFLVPVLDHGLAGAWGIWWHQLFRFGFTSTAHWILSLLPNRLANNSRFRRLVMTFVAFALSGFIHACGSYTQWSDTKPLSGTFLFFILQFVGVTIQEFVSHVVVAVLLYQYTGKAGKTRLPRWLRRSANAGFVFGWLWLTAGLIMDDFAKGGLWLTEPLPVSPLRGLGFGYGVEGEGWWCWKTPWFRYWDGGSYWERGIRVL; the protein is encoded by the coding sequence ATGGCCGGTTCTCCCCTTTCCTACCTCAACATCGTTCGCGACAATGGTGATCAATTGGACACGCACATTCACCATGGGGAGCTAAAACCCGTCTTCCTATGGCATCTGTCCCTTTTCACAATACTTCCAGTATCGGCACTTGTCATTCCTCGTCGACAAAGTACTCGCTATGTCCGACCCCTCGttctcgtcctcatcttcagcctGGCTCTCGAGGCTATCCGATACCGACGGGCCCTTCTTGGTGCAAATGGATACATGATAGGATTAGTGGTCGCATGGTGGTTTATATGGTCTGCGACATTGCTGGTTTTTCACGATGTCGAGAGGGAATTTTTACGCGTTGAGCGAAAGGGCAGAACGACTGTGCGCGCGACGTCGAAGCACTCTATTCAGAACGGATATGCCCACATGAACGGCGTAATAAAAGACACAGAGCCAAAGGAACAGCAGTATACTGAATCCCTTATATGGCAGCCATATCCCCGATCCCTCTCGAAGAGGCTGAATTGGTCACTGGGCCTTCTTTTCAACATGCGGGGCCCCGAATGGAATTGGCGTATATCGAGCATGGACCCTTTGCCTCCCTCTGTGAAATCCCAACTCAAGTCTGGACCACCATCACGATATCCTCGAGGTGCAAGTAAGGTAACTGCATCATATCCAGGAGTTGGGACCCGCATCCGCACTGTGGCCTTCGACTGTCTGAAGTACTATCTCCTCCTCGATGTGATAAAGGTCCTCATGATGCACGACTTATACTTCTGGGGGGTCACATCGCcaccgcctcctcctccgttTCCATTAAACCAAATCCTCCCACATGGAGCGGTGTATATGTACCGCGTCCTGATGACGGCATTGGGTGTATACGCCGCCGTAAGTTTTGTGACATTCTTTAACCCACTGATTTTCCTCGGGCTGTCCCGGTTATTCCCCAATGCCTCCCGCAGGATCACCGCAGCACCACTGGACGCCTCCTGGCTCTATTCAGACATGTTTGGTCCGTTTTTAGTGCCCGTGCTAGACCACGGTCTTGCTGGCGCTTGGGGTATATGGTGGCACCAGCTTTTCCGATTCGGATTCACGTCCACCGCCCACTGGATTCTATCGCTCCTTCCCAACCGATTAGCGAACAACTCGCGTTTCAGGCGCCTCGTAATGACATTTGTCGCGTTCGCGCTTAGCGGTTTCATCCACGCCTGCGGGAGTTATACCCAGTGGTCCGACACTAAGCCTCTGTCTGGGacatttctctttttcattcttcaattTGTTGGTGTTACGATCCAGGAGTTCGTCTCTCATGTCGTAGTCGCAGTCTTGTTATATCAATACACAGGTAAGGCAGGGAAGACTCGATTGCCTCGTTGGCTCCGACGGTCTGCGAATGCTGGCTTTGTTTTTGGGTGGCTGTGGTTGACCGCGGGTTTGATCATGGATGATTTCGCCAAGGGTGGCTTGTGGTTGACCGAACCTTTGCCGGTGAGTCCCCTGCGCGGATTGGGATTTGGTTACGGGGTGGAAGGGGAggggtggtggtgttggaaaaCCCCGTGGTTTCGGTATTGGGACGGGGGGAGTTATTGGGAGAGGGGAATTAGAGTCTTGTGA
- a CDS encoding rRNA processing/ribosome biogenesis-domain-containing protein, translating into MASMSMSLHAVNHRLTNIPVKQLPPIASCLATSLSNCGELLSAPQNQKSKSESDNAVQVHKLMTRLASLLQDRSPEGRWTAVVLVKAVVEAGQWEILRGCEPLVRGLIAILAKPDPNSTKKMSIITLTRIFHLTYQYPTLVREITTPSLPSFVTSALNLISVKPSSEPTRKLKPHSPFLETVLNALGELIARHPTIFRPFSAQIHSILQAIIGSTSPTFPQTALDSAERLFISLHHCAPKNTSGEEWKNACQMTIASIHGAADYVFRAVVEQWESVDPALRQASRPQDYSREVGDGGLDTLGLAGWQGLDSGVNRLVVLLQMLSTCLTTATASMVAIPIGPILDLTSRLTAVVVPSDGRDIQANPQISRTEREHLFAELPRIHVGCMELLQNLVKTLETGAIPVTQTILEQTLWVYRAENFSREIRISAYHLVQTLLTRMGPSLTKQSLASLADLIRASCHDLLPPTHDQSTSARASSDAKDKAKSNHATANADSFLNPRLKQSRQSDISSFSSLTKAASELLAGVLTHAPTEYLSPSLRAEIDRTIILTSDKHTMLASVLNPVPAAKGRGVSASIMPFLARSFPAEIEVEALIRPRMPVLMNAPGIGGYTDIEEEEEEEVPARVSGTASESTGFLQPSSTPILHHDMMDTDVSHKAAPTLTKRSLAEDNKPQPPALGSTGKVDSSFQSKRPRVEGDVTAVASQPSLDRASPATFTGTAAVSVPSSSATVTSVPPPRVASVNTSSTTTVGGPLSGSAVAQTNPADAGEDDSDDDLPALNIDPDTEDEDEDDDETMEG; encoded by the exons ATGGCTTCCATGTCAATGTCCTTACATGCTGTCAATCATCGTCTGACCAACATACCCGTCAAACAATTGCCTCCCATTGCATCATGTCTTGCGACTTCGTTGAGCAATTGCGGGGAGCTACTTTCTGCGCCGCAGAATCAAAAGTCCAAATCTGAGTCGGACAATGCCGTTCAAGTTCACAAACTTATGACTCGCCTAGCGAGCTTGCTGCAGGATAGATCTCCGGAAGGTCGATGGACTGCGGTCGTCCTTGTAAAAGCCGTCGTGGAAGCCGGTCAATGGGAAATCCTAAGAGGATGCGAACCACTCGTTCGCGGTCTCATTGCGATCCTCGCG AAACCCGATCCAAATTCCACCAAGAAAATGTCCATCATCACTTTAACACGCATCTTCCACCTTACCTATCAGTATCCCACCCTCGTGCGCGAGATAACAACCCCGTCTTTACCAAGCTTTGTTACATCGGCTTTGAATCTTATTTCGGTCAAGCCTTCGTCGGAACCGACCAGGAAGTTGAAGCCTCACAGTCCATTCTTAGAAACCGTTCTCAATGCACTCGGAGAGCTGATCGCACGGCATCCAACCATTTTCCGTCCTTTCTCGGCGCAAATACATAGTATCCTTCAAGCAATAATTGGCTCGACGTCGCCTACATTCCCTCAGACTGCGCTGGACTCTGCCGAACGACTGTTTATCTCTTTGCACCATTGCGCTCCGAAGAACACATCtggggaggaatggaagaacgCTTGCCAAATGACAATAGCTTCTATTCATGGGGCTGCGGATTACGTATTCCGAGCGGTAGTAGAACAGTGGGAATCCGTGGATCCAGCTCTTCGACAAGCCTCGAGACCGCAAGATTATAGCAGAGAAGTTGGCGATGGGGGTCTAGACACTTTGGGGCTCGCCGGTTGGCAGGGTCTTGACTCGGGTGTGAACAGACTTGTCGTACTCCTTCAGATGCTCTCTACCTGCCTTACCACCGCGACGGCTTCTATGGTCGCCATTCCGATAGGGCCCATATTGGATCTTACATCGCGATTGACTGCCGTGGTCGTTCCCTCCGATGGACGAGATATCCAAGCCAACCCCCAGATTAGCCGTACGGAAAGGGAGCACCTGTTCGCTGAACTCCCTCGTATTCACGTTGGCTGCATGGAGCTCCTCCAAAACCTTGTAAAGACTCTCGAGACCGGCGCCATCCCTGTGACACAGACGATCTTAGAGCAGACTCTCTGGGTTTACCGTGCGGAAAATTTCAGCCGAGAAATTCGCATTTCCGCATATCACCTCGTTCAGACCCTGCTCACCCGCATGGGTCCGTCGTTGACAAAACAAAGCCTTGCTTCTCTGGCTGATCTGATCCGAGCTTCATGCCATGATCTTTTGCCTCCCACGCACGACCAGAGTACCTCAGCGAGAGCATCTTCTGACGCGAAAGACAAAGCCAAGTCCAATCATGCTACAGCTAATGCTGATTCCTTCCTAAACCCGAGGTTGAAGCAAAGCCGCCAGTCTGATATATCGTCTTTCTCTAGCCTTACAAAAGCCGCATCGGAGCTACTAGCTGGAGTGCTTACACATGCTCCGACCGAATACTTGTCTCCTTCGCTCCGAGCTGAAATTGATCGGACGATTATCTTAACATCTGATAAGCACACTATGCTTGCCAGTGTTCTTAATCCTGTGCCTGCTGCAAAGGGTCGTGGAGTAAGCGCCAGTATCATGCCATTCTTAGCCCGGAGCTTCCCTGCGGAGATAGAGGTGGAGGCTCTTATCAGACCTAGGATGCCCGTTCTGATGAATGCTCCCGGTATTGGTGGTTATACCGATatagaggaggaagaggaagaagaagtgccTGCGCGTGTTTCTGGGACAGCATCTGAAAGCACTGGGTTTCTCCAGCCGTCATCCACCCCTATCCTACACCACGATATGATGGACACGGATGTCTCCCATAAGGCCGCCCCAACCTTAACCAAACGCAGTCTCGCGGAGGACAACAAACCTCAGCCTCCGGCACTCGGTTCGACAGGGAAAGTAGACTCTAGTTTCCAGAGTAAACGACCCCGTGTTGAAGGCGATGTCACTGCTGTTGCCAGTCAGCCATCATTGGATAGAGCATCCCCCGCGACTTTTACCGGCACCGCTGCTGTCTCTGTTCCTTCGTCCTCGGCCACCGTTACATCAGTGCCACCCCCTCGGGTTGCTAGTGTCAATACGTCATCTACAACGACCGTCGGCGGTCCACTATCAGGCTCAGCCGTCGCACAGACCAACCCGGCAGATGCTGGGGAGGATGACAGCGATGATGACCTGCCAGCATTGAACATTGACCCGGACACggaagacgaggacgaggacgacgatgagACCATGGAGGGCTAA
- a CDS encoding putative filamentation protein, translated as ARDSDKGRRYIAALDNARCQNKWDEIPELIRKVTKHAPQKTCLLEVASAEYQIAVHSPQRPSSAQSSSASSSSALPELIPHLLSTVERADGPPQDIFQAQVCLGWVHWTLNEPGLAVARLPDDFDETVHKLTSTGEELSPWTKVCIAKACYLKGTYLKFWAFFHFLTGLGAGQHKVSGSADALDILQSLTSWLSSHNELSSDSSQFLHWSEQLASESALVASMEALKTIPVADEALVKTALRLLRLWSAHPHVKQGALPHVDGFDVCTPKYLTWKSYYDLLSATLQHDLAYVPPASGPERQQLAAEIRRVESMYESSLLRETKFPTAYAGSTQIEDWVEQVITNWEILCGPQWTDEDLGEGGQNAVGRNVLDILYRAATKTYHSHLILRRLFHVHSSLADFDLALKALDSYIEIVVGAKERAEKSAQYGELENDGTLLRTLSEGVTMLCCFGSAKEAEKARELTTLMKKFINKHVQEIEGDDEEQVKLLISSDTSSTRSQAVSPTDIAAAYRGVGIGLAAWANWTPVNEERDNIRSEAIDNLEKSTAPELEDETNYSSLYTLALLLAEDRDLDSAIDCVKTALTAKTNPGTVQGYFTRERDLVPLWHLLALLLSAKHDFDIAERSCEAAFEQFPAAVTSLAHHERRPQKQQQAIQDQANGAGLQRTLIEELRGREKERIIETRMTQLAFVELLEGPEAAVNHSEQLLGLFATLFGNLALEADDKKNSQTDNLRPPSSSAHTVKSLRGSIFGRHKGPRAPDRRAQSGSDFKTDENNPSLVPNESDQAPTIQVTHEDKHVGHENPQDSRKLRKRSSTLKKGDNAPDPNHKSHINGHGSVTNGVGSVEQPNGGEDQSPDMVAAAMSANKEQSGKQPLRPVAHNMSHTQQPPPIGHAKQPPEQDVRLPTSYGFDSPTKAVTKFPLAQAQKHALCILVKIWLLVAGLYRRAALFDDAFEACEEAAKHVSRVEALCATQDSSARSFRERGWGVPKSADELWADLLAEQAFLSNAQSHPHKAMDKFEQALMRDPDHPKATIGLANLLLDIWDQKMPLLPPEPEIELDMSMLTLASPEKQNSAARKADNKATNGQSSAETPDSQHNQVPHAIQNVEPKLLNRIAARDRAYGLLSALTKRGSSWDNSEAWYTLSRAYEAEGNTKKLKEVLWWCVELEDRRPIRHWSNLGSGIRGKFRTEQL; from the exons GCTCGAGATTCTGATAAGGGGCGTCGCTATATTGCTGCCTTGGACAACGCCCGTTGTCAGAATAAGTGGGATGAGATTCCCGAACTCATTCGCAAAGTGACCAAGCATGCACCTCAAAAGACTT GCCTGTTAGAGGTAGCCTCCGCTGAATACCAGATCGCCGTACACTCCCCGCAACGGCCATCTTCTGCTCAATCTTCCTCcgcttcctcgtcctcggctTTGCCAGAACTTATTCCCCACCTTTTGTCTACCGTCGAAAGGGCAGATGGCCCTCCACAAGATATTTTTCAAGCTCAAGTTTGCCTAGGATGGGTACACTGGACACTCAATGAACCGGGTTTGGCAGTAGCTCGTCTCCCGGACGACTTCGATGAGACAGTTCATAAGCTCACGAGCACTGGAGAGGAACTTTCGCCATGGACTAAAGTATGCATTGCCAAGGCATGCTATCTCAAAGGTACCTATCTTAAGTTTTGGGcatttttccattttctaACGGGGTTAGGTGCCGGACAACACAAAGTATCCGGGTCCGCCGACGCGCTGGACATACTGCAGTCGCTTACTTCATGGTTGAGTAGTCACAATGAGCTGTCCTCAGATAGCTCCCAATTTTTACACTGGTCCGAGCAACTCGCATCTGAAAGCGCACTGGTCGCTAGCATGGAGGCTCTCAAGACTATTCCCGTGGCTGATGAAGCCCTGGTGAAGACCGCGTTGAGACTTCTTCGGCTATGGTCTGCTCACCCACATGTTAAACAAGGAGCTTTGCCTCATGTCGACGGCTTCGACGTATGTACACCAAAGTATTTAACATGGAAGTCATACTACGACCTCTTGTCAGCCACCTTACAACACGATTTAGCTTACGTGCCGCCGGCAAGCGGACCAGAACGCCAGCAGCTTGCTGCTGAAATACGGCGCGTGGAGTCGATGTACGAGAGTAGTCTTCTCCGTGAAACGAAATTCCCCACGGCATATGCCGGAAGCACACAGATTGAGGACTGGGTGGAGCAAGTAATCACGAACTGGGAAATACTCTGCGGGCCTCAATGGACTGACGAAgaccttggagaaggaggccaaaATGCAGTAGGCAGGAATGTCCTTGAT ATCCTGTATCGTGCAGCTACCAAAACATACCATTCTCATTTGATACTCCGGCGCTTGTTTCACGTTCACTCATCATTGGCAGATTTTGACCTCGCTCTAAAGGCTCTTGATTCGTATATCGAGATTGTCGTAGGCGCGAAAGAAAGAGCAGAAAAGTCGGCACAGTATGGAGAATTGGAAAATGATGGCACTTTATTGCGAACCCTCTCCGAAGGGGTCACTATGCTGTGTTGTTTCGGCTCAGCAAAAGAAGCCGAGAAAGCCAGGGAGTTGACGACTCTCATGAAAAAGTTCATAAACAAACATGTCCAAGAAATTGAGGGCGACGACGAGGAGCAAGTAAAGCTTCTGATCTCGTCTGATACAAGCTCAACTCGCTCTCAGGCAGTATCTCCCACTGACATTGCTGCGGCTTATAGAGGTGTTGGTATAGGTCTTGCGGCCTGGGCTAACTGGACACCGGTGAATGAAGAACGTGACAATATACGGTCCGAGGCCATTGATAATCTAGAAAAGAGTACTGCACCAGAACTAGAAGACGAGACCAACTATTCATCTCTATATACGCTTGCTCTACTTCTCGCAGAAGATCGAGATCTGGATAGTGCGATCGATTGCGTCAAGACAGCGTTGACAGCGAAGACAAACCCAGGCACCGTTCAGGGGTATTTTACACGGGAGCGAGACCTTGTCCCACTATGGCATCTGCTTGCCCTTTTACTAAGCGCAAAGcatgattttgatattgctGAGCGCTCTTGCGAGGCTGCATTCGAGCAGTTCCCCGCCGCGGTCACGTCTCTAGCCCACCACGAGAGAAGGCCACAAAAGCAACAGCAGGCCATCCAAGACCAGGCGAATGGCGCTGGGTTACAGCGTACCTTGATCGAGGAACTTCGAGGCCGTGAGAAAGAACGTATAATCGAGACGCGTATGACTCAGTTGGCGTTTGTTGAACTCCTGGAGGGCCCAGAAGCTGCTGTTAATCACAGCGAACAACTACTGGGACTATTTGCAACTCTATTCGGCAACTTGGCCCTTGAAGCTGACGATAAGAAAAATTCCCAGACAGACAACCTCAGGCCCCCATCGAGCTCCGCTCATACTGTGAAAAGTCTCCGCGGCAGTATATTTGGGAGGCATAAGGGACCGCGCGCACCAGACCGGCGAGCGCAATCCGGATCCGACTTCAAGACAGATGAAAATAATCCTTCGCTAGTACCGAATGAGTCGGACCAGGCGCCAACCATTCAGGTCACGCACGAGGATAAACACGTTGGCCACGAGAACCCCCAAGACTCGCGGAAACTGCGGAAACGCAGTAGTACCCTTAAAAAGGGTGACAATGCACCTGACCCAAACCATAAAAGTCACATAAATGGCCATGGGTCTGTCACAAACGGGGTGGGAAGTGTAGAGCAACCGAATGGGGGAGAGGATCAATCCCCAGATATGGTTGCGGCGGCAATGTCTGCCAACAAGGAACAAAGTGGAAAGCAGCCCCTGCGACCTGTTGCTCATAACATGAGCCATACGCAGCAGCCACCCCCCATAGGCCACGCGAAGCAGCCGCCTGAACAGGATGTTCGTCTGCCAACATCATATGGGTTTGATTCTCCGACTAAAGCGGTGACTAAGTTCCCGCTTGCCCAGGCCCAAAAGCATGCCCTCTGTATCCTCGTCAAAATATGGCTCCTCGTTGCTGGGCTGTATCGGCGAGCAGCGTTGTTTGACGATGCGTTTGAAGCGTGTGAGGAAGCTGCCAAGCATGTTTCGCGAGTCGAAGCCCTTTGCGCAACGCAAGACTCCTCTGCTAGGTCATTCAGAGAGCGTGGCTGGGGTGTTCCGAAGAGTGCCGACGAACTTTGGGCCGACCTCCTCGCTGAACAGGCCTTCTTGTCGAATGCTCAGTCACACCCTCACAAAGCAATGGACAAGTTCGAACAAGCATTAATGCGCGATCCTGATCATCCCAAAGCCACCATTGGCCTGGCaaaccttctccttgatattTGGGATCAGAAGATGCCACTGCTGCCACCAGAGCCTGAGATTGAGCTTGATATGTCGATGCTAACGTTAGCGTCGCCCGAGAAGCAAAATTCAGCAGCGAGAAAAGCCGACAACAAGGCTACAAATGGACAATCATCCGCTGAAACACCGGACTCCCAGCACAATCAAGTGCCACATGCTATCCAGAACGTGGAACCTAAACTTCTCAATCGCATCGCCGCTCGTGACCGAGCTTACGGTCTGCTTTCGGCCCTGACCAAACGCGGCAGTTCTTGGGACAATTCTGAAGCTTGGTATACACTCTCCAGAGCGTACGAAGCCGAGGGAAATACTAAGAAATTGAAGGAGGTGTTGTGGTGGTGCGTTGAGCTCGAGGACCGACGGCCAATCCGGCACTGGTCTAACCTCGGTTCTGGT atacGAGGGAAATTTCGGACGGAACAACTTTGA
- a CDS encoding putative NADH-ubiquinone oxidoreductase subunit B17.2 — translation MSTILRTLRNLRRIGIKDYGHQMQYIGDTKAGTLIGVDRYGNKFFENIEEELPLRTRWVDYKEKEYDPSQIEPGWHAWISYMVDQPPTADKIMQTGVRTWELSEHRPMLTLSRAAFKTYNTVKPKYSAWDPVAAPRN, via the exons ATGTCGACTATTCTTCGGACGCTGCGGAACCTGAGGAGGATTGGTATCAAG GACTATGGTCACCAGATGCAG TACATCG GTGATACCAAAGCCGGTACCTTGATTGGCGTCGACCGCTACGGCAATAAGTTTTTTGAGAACATTGAGGAGGAGCTCCCTC TCCGGACACGATGGGTCGActacaaggagaaggaataTGACCCTTCACAGATTGAGCCCGGCTG GCACGCCTGGATCTCCTACATGGTCGACCAGCCTCCTACCGCGGACAAGATCATGCAGACTGGTGTGCGCACTTGGGAGTTGTCTGAGCATCGGCCTATGCTCACGCTCTCCCGTGCTGCTTTCAAGACCTACAATAC CGTCAAGCCGAAGTACTCCGCTTGGGACCCTGTGGCGGCTCCCCGTAATTAG